GCCTGAGCCTCGTTCCCCGAAGTTCGGCATCTCCGAGCGCGAACGTCGCGTCGAGAAGGTCTGTGAGGTCGATGCCACGGACGACCACGTTTCGTCGATGCTGCCCATCCGAGAGATCGATGCCGAACTCGTCGTGGGCGTCGTCGAGCACTGCACCGTCGACCAGCGTGACTTGGCACCCATCGGTCGCCGAGTAGTACCCCGTTCCGTGGAGATAGCGGTCACCGTCGAGACCACCGTCGATGACCGATATCGACTCGTGAGCCACCATCGGCTCCCCGCTCGACGGGGTGGTGTAGAGCCCCGTCACACGTCCGTCGGCCGCTGTTGTCATGTCTCAGGGTAGCACTGGTGGGGATGAATACGTTGGGACACCGAGATGATTCAACAGAGTGGCCTGGGGTCGACACCGAGTTCTGCGAGGCCGTCCGCGTAGTCGTCGTAGGCGACCTGAACGACGTACTCGGCGACCATTCGTGCACGCTCCCACTCGTCGTCGTCTTCGCACAACTCGTCGAGGAGGATGAGACCGGTCGTGAGCGCGTCTTCGGTCTCGGACTTCAACTCCCGGAAGAGGTCTGCGCCCTGACGGTCGGCCTCGTTGATGAAGAACCCGATAACCTGTGTATGCGTCCGAAGCGAGACGAGTCCGCGCCCCACCATCCCGGCGGCGATACGCTCGATGGTGTCGTCACGGCCACGGAGATACGCGTGCATCAGCCCGGGGCCATCTGGGAGGTCGAGGTCCGAGTCGAGGCGTTCGAGGACGCGTCGCAAGTGTTCGTCTTCCTGCTGTGCGGTCTCCTCGAACGCCGCTTTCGCCTGCTCGACTGTCTCGTCGGCCGCCCACGCCCGAAACGTCTCTCGTGCGGCGTGTTCGGAGAACGCGGCGGCGCGGAGGACGGCCGATTCTGAGAGGTCTGCCGCCGTTAGCGAGAGGAGCAGTTTCGAAGACCCGAGGCGGTCGAGTTCGGTCCGCTTCGCCGTCTCGACGGCCTCGCGGAACGATGCAGAGTCCATACTCGTACTGTCGTGTGCCGTGGACGTGAACGTTCGGCCCCGCCAGTCTGGGCGTGTTCCGGTCGTCGTTCTAACGAGAGTCTGCTATCAGGACTGATACTCTGCAGAGAGGTTTGAAATACAGGGGATAAATGAGCATATATGTGACAAATTCGCCCACCCGAGTGACCGCCGATGCCCGGGAACGCATCGACGGCTCACATCTTCTCTCCCAGTTGGGTATCGACGAATCCGAAATCGAGAGACGCAAATCGTTCGTTCGGTTCTCGGAGGAAGACGAACAGCGTCTTCGAGCGTACGAATCGCTCTTCGACGACGTCGCAGACGAGTTTGCCGAGGAGTTCTACCAGCACCTCGGTTCTCACACCGACTCCGCGTCGTTCTTCGACAAGACGACGAAGACCATCGAGATGCTGAAGTCCGACCAGGCGGCGTATCTCCGTGATCTGGGACGTGGAGAGTACGACGAAGACTACTTCGCGAAGCGTGCTCGCATCGGCAAAGTACACGATATCATCGAACTCGGGCCGAAGTTCTACTTGGGTGCCTACTCCGTCTACTACGAGGGCCTCACCGAGGCAATCGCGGCCGAAGTTAAAGACGAGTTCAGTAACACGGCCACAACCGACAGCGGACCGCTCGCCAAACTGGTGGGCGGAAACGACGCCCCTGTCGAGGACGCTCTCGATGCGCTCGTCGAACGTCTGCTTCCGGTGTTGAAACTTCTCTCGCTCGACCAGCAAG
The genomic region above belongs to Haloferax marinisediminis and contains:
- a CDS encoding rubrerythrin family protein translates to MDSASFREAVETAKRTELDRLGSSKLLLSLTAADLSESAVLRAAAFSEHAARETFRAWAADETVEQAKAAFEETAQQEDEHLRRVLERLDSDLDLPDGPGLMHAYLRGRDDTIERIAAGMVGRGLVSLRTHTQVIGFFINEADRQGADLFRELKSETEDALTTGLILLDELCEDDDEWERARMVAEYVVQVAYDDYADGLAELGVDPRPLC
- a CDS encoding MOSC domain-containing protein, with translation MTTAADGRVTGLYTTPSSGEPMVAHESISVIDGGLDGDRYLHGTGYYSATDGCQVTLVDGAVLDDAHDEFGIDLSDGQHRRNVVVRGIDLTDLLDATFALGDAELRGTRLRPPCAYLADLVDDEDVIEALRERRGGICADVVTPGAVRVGDAVRVTEANPREMGRQIAARLGGVTAESEDLEHELE